The following is a genomic window from Candidatus Obscuribacter sp..
AAGTTCGAGAATTTGAAACTTTGGGTCTGCGAAAATACAGGAAATTAAGTTTAAAAGGAGACGTGCTCTAGAAGGTTGTGTTTGTTATGGCAGCTTGTTGATTTGGAGCCTATAATTTTCGTTGCGTGGAACTCACCGCGAACTGATTCTCACGTCTGTTATTGCCTATCAAACAGCATATGCGCTGCCGTAAATAACTAGTAAGGTCCGATACGGAATTTTATGTTTCATCCAGGCGCTTGAGATAAAGGCAAAGACCTAGCGCTCAGCGGCTTATCGGTTCTCACCAAGTAAGTCTTTGCTGCTACTTCTAAATGGTGAGAATGTTCTTGGGGTGTACAGTTGGTCGTAAGACTGACTGTACACCTTCTTTTTTGTTCAAAAATCAAGAGTCTACTATAGAGCTACGCAGTCGTGGTGAGTTTATATGATCCACGGTCAACTTGGTTCTAGCACCGTTGGTGGTGGCTTCATTTGTGCGGTGAGTTTCTGACCTCTGACCTTTTGAGACTTTACCGAAAAAAACCGCTGTTTGGACACTTTTGCTTTGAGTGAAAATCGACGTTTGGAGTCCTTTTTTCGCTCTACTTTATTGTAAATAGTCATTTTCGGGAGTGTTGGCAGCGAATCCTGATTAGTATTTGGAGTTCCCCCCAAATAGTGGACTATTGACAGCCGAAAGCCTCCACGGTAAATAAAAACACTGGAGGAAATCATGGGAAGAAAATCGGAATACACACAGGAATTTCAAGATAATGCCGTGAAGATGGTGGTTGCCGATGGCATGTTGTATGCGGTGGCAGCAAGGCAGCTAAAGATAACGCCAGCAAAACTGCGGAGCTGGGTGCATCGCTGGAAGCGCGACTCAAAGCTTGCCCAGGAGACCGGCAAAGACTCTGTACTGCAGGAACTACTCGAGCTGCGCAAAGAGAATGAAGATCTTCGCTAGGCCAACGAGATACTAAAAAAAGCAGCGGCATATTTTGCGAAAAGCCTGTAGCGAAGTATGCCTGGATCTACGAGCACAGGCTAGTCCACAACATCCGAAAGATGTGCAAAGAGCTAAAAGTCTCCGCGGCTGGCTACTACAAGTGGCTCAAACTGCGAGGTAAGCCGGAACCTGAAAAGAAGAAAGCAATTAGAGAAAAGGTCATCGAGATTCATGTTTCAAGCCGTAAGACATACGGGTCGCCTCGCATTTGCACGCCCTAAAGAATGCTGGCTTGCACTGTAACCACAAAACAGTTGAGCGGATAATGAAGATGCACAACATACGTGCCAAGCAAGCTAAGAAGTTCAGACCTACAACCAACTCCAATCACAAACTGCCTATCGCGAAAAATCTACTCAAGAGAGATTTCAGCAAGGATGCGCCCAATCAAGCCTGGGTGACAGATATTACCTATGTCTGGACCGCTGAAGGGTGGCTCTACCTGGTTGTGTTTATTGATCTGTGGTCCAGGCGGGTAGTGGGTTGGTCAATGTCAGACCGTATGCAATCAGAATTTGTCCGAGATGCATTTTTAATGGCATGCAGAAAAATAAAAGGAAAGGTGACAAACTTAGTGGTTCATTCGGATCGAGGAAGCCAATACGCAAGTGAGATTTTTCGTGAAGCGCTCAAGAAGCAGGGCTGCACTCAAAGTATGAGCCGAAAGGCAAATTGCTGGGACAACGCCGTTGCAGAAAGTTTCTTCGGATCGATCAAAAAAGAGATGATTCATCTTGAGAGATTTGAGACTAGAGAAGCCGCAAGAAAAGCCATTTTTGATTACATCGAAATTTTTTACAACAAAATTCGTATACACTCAACGTTGAATTATCTTTCGCCCGAACAATTTGAACTTAGTGCAAAAGCTGCACAGTGAGGCATTTCGAATGTCGGTGTCCACCAATAAGGGTAAGGTTTAGGACTTATAATGGCCTTATTGTAACTATGGATTTTGGAAATGTTTGATGTGCTGGCGGATCTCCAAAACTGGTACAAGGCTCAGTGCAATGGAGATTGGGAGCATAATTTTGGCATCAAAATCGATAACATAGATAACCCTGGATGGAGTGTACTAATTGATTTGGATGACACTCTTTTGGAGTCTAAGCCATTTACCCGTATAAAGCGCTTTGAGTCGCCAACAATCTGGATGGAGTGCTGGGTTGAAGATGAGAAATTTAAGGCTTTTGGCGCGCCAGATTGTCTCGTTGATATACTCACTGTTTTTGTTGAGTGGGCAAAGACAGAACCAGATTGGCTTGGTGTGCCTACCCATGAATTCTTTGAGAACAGAGAAAATAGTAAGTATTGGCAGTCTTTAGATGAGGAAAGCAGTACTGAAACCTGTCGATTGGACGGGTGTACAAGAGCGCGGCTAAGGTATGCCGGTCTTTGCCGCATACATCAGTATGAAAGTAGAACTGGTAAACCGGCACCTGAACGTGATTAGTCCCAATGTTTTGTCTAATATCATCGCTGATATTATCTCTTGCATCAGTCGGCGCCCCGGCTTTTGCCGATGATAGCGCCTGGCAACAGAGCTACTCTGAGGGAAAGCAGGCTTTGCGCGATAAACATTTTGCTGCATCCAAAAAACTTTTAGAGCAAGCATTGTCGCAGGCTGAGCAGCTGCCATCTGGAGAGGAGCAGGCACGTCAGCTATTTGAGACTTATGCGGTCCTTACAGCTTTGTACGATGCGCGGAGGTTGTATAGCAAAGCTGATGAGATGCAACGACAGTCGCTAGCCCACGCCCTGTCGCTCTGGGGCCCGGTTCATCCATTTTTGGTCAACAAAATGCAAGGTGATGCATCTCGCTACTTGCGGCATCGGCAACCTGTAGAAGCTGAAAAGCTCTACCGGCAAGCTATAGAGGTCCAGGAAAAACTTGGTGTTGAGCGATTGTTTGAGTCGGCAATAACTCTTGCAGGATTGGCAAAGAGCTTACAGATGCAGCATCGCTATGACGAAGCAGAGGCGCTTTTTAAGAAGTGTCTGATGAAGTATTGTCCTGCCTGCAAAAATCTCGATTACAAGCTTAAGGATCTCGCTGATTGTTATGCGGCGCAAGGGCGTATTGTCGAATCAAGACCGTTTTACAAGCGTGCACGCGAGGTGGAACTGCAATATAAAAATTTGAAGGCGGCGATGAAAATGAGTGATGCTGCAGATCTACTTCGGGTACGTAGGCAGTTTAGGAAGTCTGAGTCTCTCTATCTAAAAGCTCTGGCGGTCACGCAAAAGTATTCTCAGCCTAACTCCGAGCAGCCGGAGATCATGCGTGGATATGCTTTTCTCCTGTCTGAGACTGGTCGTAAGGCTGAGGCGCTAGAGCTAAAAGGCAAGGCTAAACATTTGATGGATGAGTATTATAAAGTTGCAAATGTCCCTACTGGCCTTGTTATGCAGTAGCTGGGGCTTGAGCCGTTAGCTTGCCTTTTGATTTGCTTCCTTGACCAAATTTATTGCTTGGTACATAATGTCGGTATATAATAATAACTACCGACAAATCGTATCATGGCGCTAACTCAAGAGCAAAAAGTCCTAAAGTATATTGCCAGGCATGGAATCATCAGACCCAGAGACCTGGAAGAGCAGGAATGGTCTCGTTCATGCCTTGAGAGGCTAATGCAAAAAGGGCTTATTGTCAGAATTGGGAGAGGTCTTTACGCATCAGTCGATGCCAGAGTTACTGAGCGAAGGGGTATTGCGGAGGCATGCAAGCTGGTGCCAAATGGGGTTGTCTGCCTCCTGTCGGCGCTGCAGTTTCACAATCTAACTACCCAGCTACCGTTTGAAGTCTGGCTTGCTATTGACGTAAAGGCTAGAAAACCAGGCTTTGATTATCCACCGCTACATGTCGTTAGGTTTTCTGGGGCCGCGCTTACAGCGGGTATCCAGACCAG
Proteins encoded in this region:
- a CDS encoding transposase, yielding MGRKSEYTQEFQDNAVKMVVADGMLYAVAARQLKITPAKLRSWVHRWKRDSKLAQETGKDSVLQELLELRKENEDLR
- a CDS encoding IS3 family transposase; this encodes MHCNHKTVERIMKMHNIRAKQAKKFRPTTNSNHKLPIAKNLLKRDFSKDAPNQAWVTDITYVWTAEGWLYLVVFIDLWSRRVVGWSMSDRMQSEFVRDAFLMACRKIKGKVTNLVVHSDRGSQYASEIFREALKKQGCTQSMSRKANCWDNAVAESFFGSIKKEMIHLERFETREAARKAIFDYIEIFYNKIRIHSTLNYLSPEQFELSAKAAQ
- a CDS encoding immunity 53 family protein; translated protein: MFDVLADLQNWYKAQCNGDWEHNFGIKIDNIDNPGWSVLIDLDDTLLESKPFTRIKRFESPTIWMECWVEDEKFKAFGAPDCLVDILTVFVEWAKTEPDWLGVPTHEFFENRENSKYWQSLDEESSTETCRLDGCTRARLRYAGLCRIHQYESRTGKPAPERD
- a CDS encoding tetratricopeptide repeat protein — protein: MQGDASRYLRHRQPVEAEKLYRQAIEVQEKLGVERLFESAITLAGLAKSLQMQHRYDEAEALFKKCLMKYCPACKNLDYKLKDLADCYAAQGRIVESRPFYKRAREVELQYKNLKAAMKMSDAADLLRVRRQFRKSESLYLKALAVTQKYSQPNSEQPEIMRGYAFLLSETGRKAEALELKGKAKHLMDEYYKVANVPTGLVMQ
- a CDS encoding type IV toxin-antitoxin system AbiEi family antitoxin domain-containing protein; its protein translation is MALTQEQKVLKYIARHGIIRPRDLEEQEWSRSCLERLMQKGLIVRIGRGLYASVDARVTERRGIAEACKLVPNGVVCLLSALQFHNLTTQLPFEVWLAIDVKARKPGFDYPPLHVVRFSGAALTAGIQTSKVEGVTVRVYNVAKTVADCFKYRNKIGVDVAIEALRECRIKNLATVDELWRYASICRVANVMQPYLQAVI